The genomic region ATATACATTTCACTCCCCTCTTCACCCTCTTTGCATATTATCGAGTTTGGAGAATATGAAATGTTAAACTCATCCAAAACCTCCTTTTTCACTTCCAGTTGCATACCGCTTTTCTGATGACTAAATATTTTTCCCGTTTCAAATATCAATTCATTCTTAAACCTCTCTCCAAGTTGTATGATATCTGGAAATTTTGTCTTTTTCCCCAAATCCAACAATGAATTGGCAATGTCAAAATAGGTCTTGGCAATCTCATGCACTACTCTAACGTCTTCTGTCTGAGTCGACTGTCTTTTGGATAAAATTTCATTTGTGATTTTTATCATCTTAGCTAGGAAAATGTTCAAATTGTAACCAATGCTATACTTATGTATCAGCTTTTTCAGATTTTTGGGAGATATTTCATCAAGTTCCGAATCGTCATCTTTATATAGGTTATAAGACCTATAATAATAAGAATCCGAATTGAAGTTTAATATTATTTCACTGGCAGCAACAATCAAATTCCTTCCGGTTATCTTATATAATTCCCCATCCTGT from Spirochaetota bacterium harbors:
- a CDS encoding cyclic nucleotide-binding domain-containing protein, whose protein sequence is MEKIFNSYDEANCAYLLRNGNVYFEIQDGELYKITGRNLIVAASEIILNFNSDSYYYRSYNLYKDDDSELDEISPKNLKKLIHKYSIGYNLNIFLAKMIKITNEILSKRQSTQTEDVRVVHEIAKTYFDIANSLLDLGKKTKFPDIIQLGERFKNELIFETGKIFSHQKSGMQLEVKKEVLDEFNISYSPNSIICKEGEEGSEMYILNKGMIGVLINENEVARIDKPGTVIGEIALLLGETRTATLRAIDRVVLSIIKKDNLQEFHRTHEDIFLQISETLSKRIYNNFQIIENIDEQMQNKASKQRKTTEKVAGFLSRERAEVHLIDLEKSISDLYEKKGYKELQALVDRLEKSINQHTR